The sequence below is a genomic window from Ignavibacteriales bacterium.
TCTATCAACAATAAACGATTTGTGAATACGTAAATAGTTTGATGGTAGAAGCGGAATGAGCTGCTTAATTGATTTATCGTAAATAACCACATGACCATTGCTAAGATGCAATTCCACGTAAATGTTTGCCGACTTGAAGTAGTTAATTTCTTCAAGTGGAATTACTTTTACTTCAAATCCTTTTTTAACGGAAAGATACTTTAATGAATGTCCATCTGACGAGTGACTTGATTTCAGTCTGTCGAACGCTGCTTTTAATCTTTCAATGTTATAAGGTTTGGGAATAAAATCTAAAACCCCGTATTCAAATGCTTCGATAGCTCTATTGATGTTTGCTGAGATCACAATGGTGTGGAATGACTGACTCACAACCTGTTTCAATATTTCAAACCCATCTTTGGCATTAAGATTCAGATCCAAAAGTAGAACATCGATAGGTTTTTCTCTAAGGTATATCAACGCGCTGTCAAGAGTAACTTCAATATGGATGGATGCGGATTCTTTTTGAAATAATTGTTCAACAAGAAGCTTTATATCTTCAGCGGTTGGTCGTTCATCTTCAACTATTAATATCCGCATTATGACATCCTTATTTCAATTTCCGATTCCCAGCCTTCATCAGTTTTGTTAGATTTGAAAATCCATCTATCCGGATAGCTTTCTTCTAGCCTGCCTTTAATGTACTTTGCTCCAAACCCGGTTGAGCCTTTTGTATCCGCTGAATTAAATTCACCATCATTTGTCAGAATATATTTAATACGATCCGAAGTCTTTACACATTGAAGTTTAAATGTACCGGAAATTTTGTTATCATACCCATGCGTTAATCCGTTTTCAATAAGGGTATGAAATATCATTGGTGGAATAAAATCACCGGCATCGATGTCAATTGTTTCTAATTTAAACTCAGCTCCTTTGCGGTAACTCATAATACTGAGATGTGTTCTGCATAAATCGATTTCCTGTTCTACTGGAATCAGTTTTAATGTGGAGACCTGGTTTATCATTCTGAATTCATGCGCCAATGCTTCGATCAGCTTAATCGCAGAACCAGCATCTTTTCTAAGCCACGCGATTATTGAAGTTAATGTATTTAAAACGAAATGAGGATTGATATTCTTCTTTAATAATTCATTCTCTAACCGCGCTGATTTTAGTTGTGCTTCTTTTTCGGAGCGTTCTGTTCTTGCAAACTGCCTGGCTATTGAAAAACTTGTGGCTATTACCATGGTCGTTGCCAGGCTGTTAAAAGCAAAATTGAAAAAGTATCCTGTCCATGCAGCAACGATTCCCAAAAAGATAATTAAACTCTCTTCCCTTCGTCTGTATAAAGCCCAAAGGGTGATCAGGCTGCATATTACAAGAACAACAATCGACATTATATTAAATACGTTTCCGATATTCGTGAAAAAGAAAAAAATGATAAGCTCTGATAACGCAACAAGTCCAATAATTTTTTTGGATAAAGAAAACAGGTAAATAAAAAATGCAGGGAATAATATTGAAAATAAAATAGTAATGATTTGATAGATATAATATTGCAAGTAAATAAAGGTAGACCGCATTTCTATAAGCGAAGGAAGCAGCATGGTTGTGGAATCTAGTATTACTATAAAACAAATAAGACCAAACAACAGGTGTTCGGTTCTCCTTTTTCTCGCGAAGTAAAGAAAAAGATTAAACAGGAACGGGATGAACAAAATACCTGCAGTAAAAAATGCCTGGGAATAAAGTTTAAATAATTTTCCTAACAGAGTATCATACTTTCCTATAATGAAATCAGCATAAAACCATTCCCATGATGAATAACTATTGTGGTTTGATATCCGGAGAACAAGAGTGTGTTCTCCTGTTTTCAACAGGTCAGGAAATAAAGGGAGACTAAAATTAAACTTTCCTGCGTCTTCCTCAACAATGTTACTACCAACGACTCCATTTTGAGCTATCTTAATTCCATCCCAATAAATTTCATAAGCAGTAACAAAATTTAATGGAAAAAACCCGAGTACATCTTTAATGTGCAGTGAATCATCTATAATAATTTTAGTCTTTATAAGCCAATTGCCGCCCGTGTGTTCTTCGTCATCCAATGAAGGCTCAAATTGTTTCCATAATGAATCGTGGTAAGTTGAAGGGTGAAGTTTCGGATTTACATCTTCAGTAATCTGCCAGTAGCTTAACCTGATTGCTCTATCGGAGGAAGTTAAAATGTTGGATGTCTGTTCTGCGGCTGACACTTTAATTGTAACTGCCGCAAAACAAATAATCGCAGTTCTAAAAACCGATCGGAAATATTTTTTTCCCACAGCTCAATATTCAATCGTTGCCGGAAAAGAAATTTAATTACTACAACAAACTAAGAAAAACTATTCATTCAGTCACCAGCACAATTTTGATAGTCGATCAAATCCTTCTTAATCCTAAGAACAGGCAACTCATTTCACCGATTTTAATATGATGCAAGAATGTGATAATAAGAAAAGGATTTAATGTGATTACAGAATATCGTATTACAATACCTTTGGCAATTGACCGTGAGTTATTGCTCACACATTATTTCCCGGGTGGTATCTTTTCAACTTTGCCAGCAGGTTTACTCTCGATATTCCAAGTATTTCCGCTGCCCTTGTTTTATTATTATGCGTGAACTTAAGTACAAAATCGATATGATCTTTTTCCATTTCAGAAAGTGAACACGGTGTATCATCCTCACTGTCATCAGGAATTACAGGAACATGATTGCTCTCTACAAAATATCCCGGCAGTGATTTCTTTTTCAGTTCTTCAGATGATTCAACAATAATTGCGCTGTTAATAATGTTCATAAGTTCGCGGACATTGCCAGGGAATGAATATGATTTAAGACTGTTCAAAACCTGTTCTGATATCCTGCATATCTCTTTTGAATATTTCCTGCTGAACATATCCAGAAAGTAATTGGATAATAATTCGATATCACCTTTACGCTCTCTTAATGGCGGCAATGCAATGGAATTAATGTTGAGACGGAAAAAAAGATCCTTCCTGAAATTGCCTTTCTGTATTTCCTCAAATAAATTTTTATTGGTCGCGGCGATTATCCTTACATCTACTTTTATATTTTTTGTAGAACCAAGCCTATAGAACTCCTCATCCTGTAATACTCTTAAAAGCTTAACCTGGATAGGCAAAGTCAGCTCGCCGATTTCATCGAGGAATAAAGTTCCTCCGTTGGCTTCTTCCATAAATCCAGCTTTATCTTTTTCCGCTCCTGTGAACGCTCCCTTCTCATAACCAAAAAATTCAGACGCAAAAAGTTCCTGCGCAAAAACTCCCGCGTTAACCGCGACAAACTTTTTTGATCTCCGCGAACTGATTTTATGAATGGCTTCGGCAATCAGTTCTTTTCCGGACCCGCTTTCTCCCCAGATAAGAACTGAGTTATCTGTTTCAGCAAATTTTTCGACAAGATGAAACAGCTTAATCATTTTTTCGTCCTGTGTAATGATGCTGCTGAAAACATCTTTATATTTCAACAGGTTGAGAGTTGCATGCGCCGCAAAATTATCATGATGATTAAGCTTCTGGTTTTCTTCAACAGCCGCATCAATTATACTGAATAGCTTTTCTTCATCGACAGGTTTTAACAGGTAGTCAAATGTTCCGAGCTTCATTGCAGATATTGCGAGATCAATATCTTCAACGCCGGTAAGCACAATAGTTTTAACCTTGATATCATTTTTTGATATGTGTTTAAGAATATCCAGACCTGAAACGTTCGGCATATCCATATCAAGTAAAACAACGTCGAATGAATCCTTGTCAAGAATTTTAAATGCTTTTGTGCTGTCCTGCAGAAGTTCAATCTCATACTTATTTTTCTGAAGCATGATTATGTTCAGAAAATTCAGTACAGACTGGTTATCGTCAATTGCTAATATCTTTGCCAACTAATTCCCTTTTAATGCCGGAAACCTGATGCTGAATTTTGTACCGGTACCCTTGGGAGATTCAACTTCAATTTTTCCGTGATGATCTTTTACTATTCCGTATGTGATTGACAGACCGAGCCCAATACCGCCTTTGTTCCTTTTTGTTGTAAAGAAAGGATCAAAAATATTTTTTATTATAGTCTCGTCAATTCCGGTTCCGTTATCTGAAATGATAAGTAAAATTTCATTCGTATCAGCATCGTAATCCGTCGTAATCCGTATTAGTCCGTTTCCGTTTTCAATAGCTTCCGAAGCGTTCATCGTCAGGTTAAGAAGTAACTGCTCTATCTTGTTTATATTACCTTTGAAGAATGGAATTTTTTCATTCAATTCTATTTCAAGCTGAGCATATTTTTTTATATGCTTTTGTGTAAGCGTAAGGTTATTCTTTATAATGTAGTTTAGATCAACTGTTTCATTGATCAGCTCTTCATCTTTCTTTGCAAAGTTCCTGAGATCCTCTACAATTTTTTTTGTCCTGTTCGCACCGTTAACCATATCCTTGATCAGTACACTGATGTTATCCCTGAACAACTGGTAATTAAGTCGTGCAACTTTTAATTCATGATTTTTTTCATAATGACTATCAAGAATCGGAAATATATCATCAAACGCTTCCTGGACAATTTTCAGATTTCCAAGTATAAATGTGTTGGGATTATTGATTTCGTGAGCGACGCCTGCAACTAATTTTCCCAGTGATGCAAGTTTATAAGACTGGAACATCTGTGATTCCATTCTTTTGCGCTCGGTTATATCGCGGCATACTTCAAGAACCCTGTCCACTTTTTCAGATGATCCATTATCTTCAAATATGGGATGAGCACTCAATGTAAAAAAGCGGTCTTCAAATTTCTTTTGTCTTACCGAATCAGTTGCAGTTTCAAAAGTTTTTATCGCCGGGCATTCTTCACATACAGAATCCGAATTGAACAGCTTAACATGACATCTGCCCCCTTCACCAATCTCGGTTTTATTGGACATCAGAATATTAAACTCCCTGTCAATCACCACAATTTTATCAGCGATGGCATGTATAAATGTTTTAAGCTGAACTCTTTTCTGACTGCATTCTTCAGTCATTCTGATCAATGCTTCGTTTTTTGCAGTGAGTATTTTTTTTTGTTTCTCCAGGTTCTCAGCTTCTTCGTTCTTCTCTAATATCTTTTTGAACTTATGAGCAATTTCAGTTATTAGATTTTGTTCCTCTTTAAGTATATCCAGTCCCTTCGTCAGATGTATCTTTATTTCACCGGCGTATTTTTTATTTACATTTATATTTGCTTTGATGGTATCAGTGACGTCACCGTGCGACCAATCAGTTCTTCCGTAAACTTTATCGTTGAGAGTTATGATGGCTATTGTCTCTTTAGGGTATTGAAATCCGTCTTCAATAATTCGCGGGCACTTTTCGAAAAAGGATTCAAGATCATTCATCGAATCATATTCACTTGATATTTTATACAGGCATTCGAGTTCTTTTACACGCTCTCCCAGATCATGTTCAATGCGGATGAAGTGGTATATATTTTTGCTTTTGCCGAAGCAGAAATTTTTATCGGAAGTTTGAAAGAGCAGAAAATCTTCTTCAGTGTGATTCAGTTTAACAACACAGGGCTGATGGGAATGATTTATTGAAGAAGCGGCATCCTCTAATTGTTTGAAGAAAGAATTGTTCTTAGAAGTGTCATCAGAGACGTACCCGAGGTCAAGATTGTTCTTGAGTAGTGATCTTTTTAGCAGACTCCCCTGATAAATCAGCTTTAGGTTTTGATCAAGAAGAGCAATGTTATCGTACAGTTCATTGATCGAAGTAAAGTTACTCTCTGTAACCATAACGTTCAAACCAGCTTATTTTTTACACTGCTAAAATAATAATTATCCTGGTAATGTATACTAAGTTTTGTGTTATCTGATGTTGTAAAGTCAACTTTGTGAATTGAAAAGTTCAGTATTTTTTTACTGTAACCATTGTTAAAATATTCTTTCATCCAGGAGTTTTCCTCAGATGAATATTTATAAAACCTGTTTATGTTTTTTATTTCATCCAGTATTTCTGAAGAAGAATTGAATCTGAATCCTTCCGCAAAGCGTGATGCGAAACCGGAAATCAACTGCCAGTTTTCATAATCGTTTACGCCGTTGATAACCTTACTGCTTTTCTGAACATAGTTATCGCATCTTGTATACGTCCCGCTCTGCTCAAGATGATTTGCTGCCGGCATTATTACATCCGCGTTTTCGGTAGTATTAGTATGATAAGCATCTGAAACAAGAAGGAACTCCACACCGTTAAAATATATTTCATTCTCATGTACGTTCAACGGATCTTCTCCGAAGATCAGCAGTCCTTTTATTTCACCCTTTTTTAATTTCAAAGCAAGGTCAACTGGTTTAAAAATGTTTGAAAGGTTTGTATTCCATGCATCACCGATGATATTAACCTGATCGGTTTCATCATACTTTACAAAACCGGGAAGATATTCCGGAAGTACTCCCATATCGATCAGACCGGTAGAGTTATTGTACTCACGCAGTATAATTATTCCGTTCTTATCCTTCCCTGTCCTGCCGGTAAGTGTAAGGAAATTAGAGATTGCTTTCAGATCGTTAACTGATTTGTCTGCCCTTGAATCAATATTATAAATAAAAATAATATTGGAGAAAGTTTTCATGGTTGATATAAAATCATTGAATACATTTTTATCAACACCAGAATAAAGCATCGCTTTTTTAATATCGATTTCTGAAAGACTTGCTCGCAGTTCCTTAAAATTTTTCGTTCTGCTGTTGATGAATGATTCACTTACGTATCCGTCTTCAATTAGAATTTTATTCAAGCTGTCTATTAAATAAGTATTGGTCCCTTTTCTGCTGTCGATCCAAAGGTCTGCATATTTTGTCAGTTTTATTTCAGAGGAATTAATCAAAACCAATTTGGCACCACGCTTCTGCGCCTCTTTGATCTTAAGTTCCATCACAAGGTTTTCTTCGGAAAGGTTCGAATTAATGACAACAATAACATCAGCATCGTTCAGATCATCCATCGATGCTGTTGATGATGTGAATCCCGTCATTGAATCCAGTGCGTTCAATTCATTCCCGTAAATAAGGTTTGAGAAACTTGAAATGTTATTATTCTTCAGACCAACACGGGCAAATTTTTGCAGCAGGTACAATTCTTCATTTGAAAGTTTAGGTGAAGCTAAAACAGCGACAGAATCAGGTCCGTATTTTTCAATCAACCCTTTAATTTTCTTTTCAGAATATTTCATTGCCTCGTTTGTATCTACGAAATCAATTATACCATGCCTTCTTATCTGCGGAAACAGCACGCGGTTTTTGTTCATTAAATACCTATGACCGAACCTTCCTTTAACACATAAATATCCTTTATTATGTGAGTCTTTTATTTCCTCAGTTGTGTTGGAGACATAAAAAATATCATCACTGATTTTCTTAAAATTAATTTTACATCCAACTGAACAGAAACTGCAGACAGTCTCAGTATTCTCCTTAGGAAGAGTACCTAATATTTTGAATGGAAATTTTTCACTTATCGCACCGGTTGGGCATGCATCAATACAATTGCCGCAGGAGATGCAGTTCGTATCCAGCAATGCTTTTTCCATTGCGGGTTTAACAACGGATTTAAATCCGCGGTTAATAAATCCAAGTGCTGAAACTTTTAGTATCTCTGAACACGTTCTTACACATCTTCCGCAATTGATGCATTTATTCGGATCAAGCATTATGAAAGGATGTCTTCCGTCAGCAAGATATTTTTTTGTTTCACCAGTAAATGTGGAAATGTTAACATCATATTCATCGCAGTATTTTCTTAGATCGCAGTCGTAATACTCGGAACATCCGCACTCAAGACAACGTTTAAATTCATCTGCGACCTGCTCTTCAGTTAATCCTTCTTCAACTTCTTTAAAGTTATGTATCCTGTCGGTAACCTCGAGTTCCTGCATCTTTTCACGCGCAAGTTTTTTAACCGTTTCATATTCTCTCTCATTTATCTTTGCGAGGTTATGTTTGAAACTGTAGAACTTTCCATTACCGCTTTTAGCTTTTCCGGTTGTCAGGTAGGACATGATCGCTTTCGCGGCTTTTTTACCCTGCGCAATAGAAGTGATTGCAGTGAATGGTCCTGTAACAACATCACCGCCAGCAAATACACCGTGAATTGAGGTTTCAAAAGTTTCTTTGTTCACACAAACAGTTCCCCATTTTTCAAGTGAACAGTCTTTATCAAACTTTGTGAATCCTGTATCAACAGATTGACCGATAGCACTAATCAGGTAATCACAGTTCACTATGAATTCGGAACCATCGATTGGAACCGGTTTAGCACGTTCACCTGCTTTTCCTTCAACCAATCCCATCTTCAAACATTCTATGCCGATGATTTTATGATCTTCAGTAACAATGTTTTTAGGATTTGTGAGGAATAAAATTTCAATGCCTTCTTTCTGAGCGGCTTCAATTTCTTCAGGGTTTGCGGGCATCTCTTTGATGCTTCTTCTATAGACTATTTTCACATTACCGGCACCGCATCTCAACGCAGTGCGAGCAGCATCAATGGCGGTGTTTCCTCCGCCGACAACAACTACGTTTCCTTTTAACTTTGGAATGAAGCTTAGTTCAATCTCTCTCAGGAAATCTATTCCTCTGAAAACTCCGAATGTTATATCCTCACCATCCAGACCCATCTTGCTTGCTTTGTGCGCGCCGACACCTAAGAATACAGAATCATAACCTTCTTCAAGTAAACTATGGATGCTGAAATCAATTCCAAGTTCAACTCCTGTTTTTACTTCAACACCAAGATTGATGATCCAATTAATTTCCGAGTCGAGAATTTTTTTCGGAAGCCTGTACTCGGGAATACCATAACGCAGCATTCCGCCAAGCATCGGAAGTTTTTCAAATATTGTTACGGAATAACCTTCAATGGTAAGGTAGTATGCGCAGGAAAGTCCCGCAGGTCCGCTGCCGATAACTGCGACTTTCTTTCCGTTGCCAGGTTTAACTTCCGGTGTCCATTTATTCACATTGTCATAGTCCGCGATAAATCTTTTGAGAGCATTAACTGAAACAGGTTCATCAATAAACTTTCTTCTGCATGCGGCTTCGCAATCCCTTACACATACACGACCGATTGAAAGCGGCAGTGGATTATTTTCCTTAACGAGTTTAAGAGCCTCTTTATATTTCCCCATTGATATTAATGCTATGTAAGTCTGCGCGTCAACACCGGCGGGACAATTGTTTGTGCAGGGACCAATGCAATCTGCATAATGATTGGACATTAACAACGCGAGTGCTGTTCTTCTCGATTCAACTATTTTTTCTGACTTAGTATGAACTTTCATTCCCGCACTAACTTTCGTTGAGCAAGCCGGAATAAGTTTGTTCACTCCTTCGACTTCAACTACACACAGGAAACAAGACGTAAAATGTTCAAGTCGTTTATCGTGGCAGAGCGTTGGTATTTCATCTAATTTATTCTGATGAACTGCTTCAAGAATTGTAATATCGAGATTAACAGAAATCTCTTTCCCGTTTATTGTTATTTGTATCTGTTCCATAATATTCTCCCTTTAAACTTTTACTATTGCATTCAGTCGGCATACATCATAACATTTGCCGCACTTGTTGCACAGATCGTAATTGATTTTATGGACTTCCTTTTTCTTTCCCGTCATTGCGCCTGTCGAACATACTTTCAGACAAACCATACATCCTTTGCACAACTCATCAATGATCTGGTAGGTTACTAAAGAAGCACAACTGTGAGCCGGGCATTTCTTGTTGTAAATGTGTTCTTCATATTCCTCACGGAAATATTTTAAAGTTGTAAGTACCGGGTTTGGAGCTGTCTGTCCGAGTCCGCAAAGTGAACCTGATTTTATGTGCTGTGCAAGAGTTTCGAGTTGTTCGATATCACCTTCTTTTCCATTGCCTTCAGTTATTCTTTCAAGAACTTCCAGCATGCGTTTTGTTCCTATCCTGCAGAACGTACACTTACCACAAGATTCAAGCTGTGTGAAGTTCAGGAAATATCTTGCGAGATCTACCATACACGTTGTTTCATCAAGAACGATCAATCCGCCCGAACCCATTATTGCGCCGGTCCGAGTAATTTCATCATAATCAATTTTCAGATCACCCATTGATGCGGGAATACAACCGCCTGATGGTCCGCCTATCTGTACGGCTTTAAACTTTTTATTGTCTTTTATTCCGCCGCCGATCTCATAAACGATTTCATTGATAGTCATTCCCATGGGTATTTCAACAAGTCCTGTACGTTTTATTTTACCGGCAAGAGCGAATACCTTACTTCCTTTACTTTTCTCCGTACCAAGCGCAGCATACTTTTCCCAGCCGTTGAGAATTATCCATGGTACATTCGCGAAAGTTTCCACATTATTAATATTGGTCGGCTTACCCCATAAACCACTTTGTGCCGGGAAGGGCGGACGTAGACGCGGAACACCTCTTTTTCCTTCAATGGATGCCATCATCGCGGTTTCTTCACCGCACACAAATGCACCGGCTCCTTCTTTTATTTTAATATCAAAACTGAATGATGAACCGAAAATATTCTTACCGAGATAACCTCTGCTGTAACACTGACCTATCGCTTTTCTTAATCGTTTTATTGCAAGTGGATATTCCGCTCTTATATAAATATAACCTTCATCGGAACCGATAGCGTAAGCTCCTATCATCATACCTTCAAGTACTGAATGCGGATCACCTTCAAGTACACTTCTATCCATAAATGCACCGGGGTCTCCTTCATCCGCATTACATATAATAAATTTTTTCTGTGATCTTTCTTTGTTAGCCAGTTTCCATTTTATGCCTGTAGAAAATCCGCCGCCGCCTCGTCCTCTTAACCCTGCTTTTATAATTATATCTATCACATTCTCAGGTGAATATTCCTTTAAGACTTTCTGGATCGATCTGTACCCGTCTTTGGAAATGTATTCATCTATTGAAGCCGGATTAATTATACCGCAGTTGCGCAGAACTATGCGAGTCTGGTTTTTCAGGAAAGATTCTTCCGTGCAATGATCTTTACTTTTTATTATCCAGTCTTTAACCGGCTGATTATTAATTATATGTTCATTTATTATTCTGCCGACTTTATCAACCGTCACCTTCGAATAAAGATTACTTTCCCTTTCATCTTCAACTTCAACAAGCACCTCTTCATAACACATTCCATTGCACCCGGTTTCATAAAGTTCCGCATCAATATGATGCACCGCCAGTTCGTGTTTTATCTTTTCGAATACTAATTCACCTCCGGCGGAAATTCCACAGGTGCCGAGACCGACTTTAATTTTTTTCATTGTGTACCTCAGCATTCTCCGTTGTTCTGAATTTGTTGATGGCTTTTTTAATCTTAGCCTGGTCAAGATTGCCGAAAGTTTCATCATTGATCATGATTACAGGAGCTAATGAACAGCATCCTAAACACGCAACTGAAACAAGTGAGAACAACCCGTCATCAGATGTTTCGCCGATTGAGATACCGGCTTCATCCTGTAATACTGATAACACTGTTTTTGCACCGTTAACGTGACAGGCAGTTCCTTCGCATATCCTTATTATATTTTTACCAAGTGGCTTCAACCGGAACTGCGCATAAAAAGTTATCACGCCGTATATCTCTGCAGGAGGAATTCCTACCAGTTCACTGATATAGTAAATTACTTTCTCAGGTATGTAACCGTATGAATCCTGAGCGGACTGCAGCAGCGGAATTAATGAACCGTGCTGATGGCGTTTATTTATTAAGTCAACTTTGAAATTCAGAATTTCTTTTTTCTCTTCACGGATTTCTACATTGATCATTTAATCACCTTGTTGATTTACATTTCGAAGATGTTGATTACTGGATACTCTTTTACTTTCAGTACTCCATCAAGACTGATAATTTTATTTTCAATGATCTTGTCGATTTCGCTGAACTGCGAACCGAATATCATCATTATAATATTGTATTTGCCTGATGTGTAATCGCAGTAAAGAATATTTTCGGTTAAGCGGAGAACAGGATAAACTCTTTCCAACTTTTCCCTGTCAATATCCAGAAGTACATAAGAGTAAACCGCTTTTTTGGAATCTCTTATTTTACTCATCGCAGGGTTATCTTCGAAAAGTGATATTCCGGCTGACTGAACAATCTCTTTTATATTGTCATTCAAAAGCGGAATGCTGACAGGAAGCAGGATGCTTTCACTTATTCCTTCAAGAGTAAGAATTTCTTTTTCATAGATCTCTTTGCATTTCTCCATTGAATCTGATTGCAGCAAAACGAAAATGTCTATATCACCGCGAGTGGCGTCGCAGTAAAGAACATTCTGCATAAAATATATTTTCTGATAAAGTGTGAAGTAGTTCACATCTTCTTTAACCTTTATCAGTGCATAAGCGGAAGTTGTTTTAGCTTCTTCTTTTATTACTTCTTTAGTTTGCCTGGGATGTTTGTTTAGTATCTTATTTATCTCAATGATAAGGTCGTCTGCAGTAAAAGGCTTTTCAAGTAAGCCGTCTTCTTTCAACTCTTCAATTTCCGTAACCTCAAGTTTATCGGCGTAGCCGGTAATGTACATCATTGCCGCATCGGGGTACTTTGATTTGATTATACGTCCAAGTTTTAATCCATTTATATCGGGCAGGTTAACATCAACAACGACGGAATCAAGGTTGACAGAATTTCTTTTATAAAGTTCAAGTTTGTTTAAGGCGGTTAAACCGCTGTCGCAAGGTTCAACATCATAACCAAGCTGGTTTAATGACAATGAAAGTGATCTTCTTATCGAGGACTCGTCATCGATCAGTAAAATTCTTTTCTGTTCATTCCGCGGGGATATTGTTTCGTTTGACATTTTTACTCCTGTTTTTTTGTAACA
It includes:
- a CDS encoding NADH-quinone oxidoreductase subunit NuoF encodes the protein MKKIKVGLGTCGISAGGELVFEKIKHELAVHHIDAELYETGCNGMCYEEVLVEVEDERESNLYSKVTVDKVGRIINEHIINNQPVKDWIIKSKDHCTEESFLKNQTRIVLRNCGIINPASIDEYISKDGYRSIQKVLKEYSPENVIDIIIKAGLRGRGGGGFSTGIKWKLANKERSQKKFIICNADEGDPGAFMDRSVLEGDPHSVLEGMMIGAYAIGSDEGYIYIRAEYPLAIKRLRKAIGQCYSRGYLGKNIFGSSFSFDIKIKEGAGAFVCGEETAMMASIEGKRGVPRLRPPFPAQSGLWGKPTNINNVETFANVPWIILNGWEKYAALGTEKSKGSKVFALAGKIKRTGLVEIPMGMTINEIVYEIGGGIKDNKKFKAVQIGGPSGGCIPASMGDLKIDYDEITRTGAIMGSGGLIVLDETTCMVDLARYFLNFTQLESCGKCTFCRIGTKRMLEVLERITEGNGKEGDIEQLETLAQHIKSGSLCGLGQTAPNPVLTTLKYFREEYEEHIYNKKCPAHSCASLVTYQIIDELCKGCMVCLKVCSTGAMTGKKKEVHKINYDLCNKCGKCYDVCRLNAIVKV
- the nuoE gene encoding NADH-quinone oxidoreductase subunit NuoE; protein product: MINVEIREEKKEILNFKVDLINKRHQHGSLIPLLQSAQDSYGYIPEKVIYYISELVGIPPAEIYGVITFYAQFRLKPLGKNIIRICEGTACHVNGAKTVLSVLQDEAGISIGETSDDGLFSLVSVACLGCCSLAPVIMINDETFGNLDQAKIKKAINKFRTTENAEVHNEKN
- a CDS encoding response regulator: MSNETISPRNEQKRILLIDDESSIRRSLSLSLNQLGYDVEPCDSGLTALNKLELYKRNSVNLDSVVVDVNLPDINGLKLGRIIKSKYPDAAMMYITGYADKLEVTEIEELKEDGLLEKPFTADDLIIEINKILNKHPRQTKEVIKEEAKTTSAYALIKVKEDVNYFTLYQKIYFMQNVLYCDATRGDIDIFVLLQSDSMEKCKEIYEKEILTLEGISESILLPVSIPLLNDNIKEIVQSAGISLFEDNPAMSKIRDSKKAVYSYVLLDIDREKLERVYPVLRLTENILYCDYTSGKYNIIMMIFGSQFSEIDKIIENKIISLDGVLKVKEYPVINIFEM